Proteins from one Staphylococcus sp. IVB6214 genomic window:
- the radA gene encoding DNA repair protein RadA has protein sequence MAKKKVTFECTACGYQTPKWMGKCPNCGAWNSMEETIEQKTSHSKHSVRTESTAKVQKLNDVKQEQAPRILTKSRELNRVLGGGIVQGSLVLIGGDPGIGKSTLLLQMCAALSKERKILYITGEESLNQTKLRADRLEEDASALNVFAETNLEIIHEAVKKLEPELIVVDSIQTIFHPDITSAPGSVSQVRESTQSLMHIAKQMNIATFIVGHVTKEGQIAGPRLLEHMVDTVLYFEGDEHHAYRILRAVKNRFGSTNEMGIFEMKQSGLHSVVNPSEMFLEERSSNVPGSTIVATMEGTRPLLIEVQALVTPTTFNNPRRMATGIDHNRLSLLMAVLEKKEGYLLQQQDAYIKVAGGVKLTEPAVDLGIIIATATSFKDRAVDGLDCFIGEVGLTGEVRRVSRIEQRVQEAAKLGFKRVIIPQTNIGGWTFPEGIEVIGVTSVHEALKYALKS, from the coding sequence ATGGCAAAAAAGAAAGTGACTTTTGAGTGTACGGCATGTGGCTATCAAACGCCGAAATGGATGGGGAAATGCCCTAACTGCGGTGCGTGGAATAGTATGGAAGAGACGATTGAACAAAAAACGTCACACTCAAAACATAGTGTTCGTACAGAATCGACAGCTAAAGTGCAAAAACTGAATGATGTCAAACAAGAGCAAGCGCCGCGCATTTTAACAAAAAGCCGAGAACTGAATCGTGTGCTCGGTGGCGGGATTGTACAAGGTTCACTCGTACTGATCGGGGGAGATCCAGGTATTGGTAAGTCGACGTTATTGCTACAAATGTGTGCAGCATTATCTAAGGAGCGCAAGATTTTATATATTACGGGTGAAGAATCTTTGAATCAAACGAAGCTGCGTGCTGATCGTCTAGAAGAAGATGCCAGTGCTTTGAATGTCTTTGCAGAGACAAACTTAGAAATCATTCATGAAGCAGTGAAGAAGTTAGAACCAGAGTTAATTGTCGTTGACTCGATTCAGACAATTTTTCATCCTGACATTACATCGGCGCCAGGATCTGTGTCACAAGTGCGAGAAAGTACACAAAGTTTGATGCATATCGCCAAGCAGATGAATATTGCGACGTTTATTGTTGGACATGTGACGAAAGAAGGTCAGATTGCAGGTCCGCGTTTATTAGAACATATGGTAGACACTGTACTGTATTTTGAAGGAGATGAGCACCATGCGTATCGTATTTTACGTGCAGTGAAAAACCGTTTTGGCTCTACGAATGAGATGGGTATTTTTGAGATGAAACAGTCTGGTTTACACAGTGTCGTCAACCCATCAGAGATGTTTTTAGAAGAGCGTTCATCCAACGTTCCAGGCTCAACGATTGTTGCTACGATGGAAGGGACACGTCCATTACTCATCGAAGTACAAGCGCTTGTGACGCCGACGACTTTCAATAATCCACGTCGAATGGCGACAGGTATCGATCACAATCGTTTAAGCTTGTTAATGGCAGTACTCGAGAAGAAAGAAGGGTACTTGTTACAACAACAAGATGCGTATATTAAAGTTGCGGGCGGTGTGAAGTTGACAGAGCCTGCCGTAGACTTAGGTATTATCATTGCCACAGCGACAAGCTTCAAAGATCGTGCGGTTGATGGATTGGATTGCTTTATAGGTGAAGTAGGTCTTACAGGAGAAGTACGACGTGTGTCACGTATTGAACAGCGTGTACAAGAAGCGGCAAAGTTAGGCTTCAAGCGTGTCATTATTCCACAGACCAATATTGGTGGATGGACATTCCCAGAAGGCATAGAAGTGATCGGTGTGACATCGGTTCATGAAGCATTGAAGTATGCTTTAAAATCATAA
- the ispF gene encoding 2-C-methyl-D-erythritol 2,4-cyclodiphosphate synthase — translation MFRVGLGYDVHAFDADRPLIIGGIEVPHTHGLKGHSDADVLLHAITDAMLGASALGDIGKLFPDTDMAFKDADSKVLLTEAYKEVKALGYVINNVDATIIAERPKFRPHIDTMRQVIADLFEIDVERVNVKATTSEKLGFTGRQEGIAAQAIVSIIKQQG, via the coding sequence ATGTTTAGAGTCGGTTTAGGGTATGACGTCCATGCCTTTGATGCGGACCGCCCGCTCATTATCGGGGGTATTGAAGTACCGCATACACACGGATTAAAAGGACATAGTGATGCAGATGTTTTATTACATGCAATTACAGATGCGATGTTAGGTGCAAGCGCACTGGGTGATATTGGCAAGTTATTTCCAGATACAGATATGGCATTTAAAGACGCAGACTCAAAGGTATTATTGACAGAAGCTTATAAAGAAGTGAAAGCATTGGGATATGTCATTAATAATGTTGATGCGACGATTATTGCGGAACGTCCAAAATTCAGACCGCATATTGATACAATGCGTCAAGTGATTGCAGACTTATTCGAGATTGATGTTGAAAGAGTGAATGTCAAAGCGACAACAAGTGAAAAGCTTGGCTTTACAGGGCGTCAAGAAGGTATTGCAGCACAAGCAATTGTTTCAATTATTAAGCAACAAGGATAA
- the ispD gene encoding 2-C-methyl-D-erythritol 4-phosphate cytidylyltransferase — protein MTDYHVIIPAAGKGTRMGRTYNKLFIELSQQTIIEHTVNVFQQDPACQGIYLAIQPDDREQLTDLLTRFDKVKQLVEGGRERQESIHKVIAQLNVPDNDVVLVHDGARPFITASSIHDLADAINEHGAAVIGVKAKDTIKVVHDQFVTETLDRQYLWQVQTPQGATYRVLKDAYDQALANHVVGTDDASLLEHAGHSVLMVEGNYDNIKVTTEEDLTNAEAIIAKRSETKHV, from the coding sequence ATGACAGATTATCACGTGATTATCCCAGCAGCGGGAAAAGGAACACGTATGGGACGTACTTACAATAAATTATTCATTGAACTTTCTCAGCAAACGATCATTGAACATACCGTCAATGTTTTTCAACAAGACCCAGCTTGCCAAGGGATTTACTTGGCAATTCAACCTGATGATCGTGAGCAGTTGACAGATCTTCTTACACGTTTCGATAAAGTGAAACAGCTTGTTGAAGGTGGTCGAGAACGTCAAGAAAGTATTCATAAAGTGATTGCACAATTGAATGTACCTGACAATGATGTCGTTTTAGTCCATGACGGTGCCCGTCCATTTATTACAGCATCGTCTATCCATGATTTAGCAGATGCGATCAATGAACATGGTGCTGCAGTGATAGGAGTTAAAGCAAAAGATACGATTAAGGTCGTCCATGATCAATTTGTAACTGAAACGTTAGATCGTCAATATTTATGGCAAGTACAAACGCCACAAGGCGCAACATATCGTGTACTAAAAGATGCGTATGATCAAGCGTTAGCCAATCATGTTGTGGGTACAGATGATGCGTCACTACTTGAACACGCAGGACATTCCGTGCTTATGGTAGAAGGCAACTACGATAATATAAAAGTAACGACGGAAGAAGATTTAACAAATGCAGAAGCAATTATTGCAAAAAGGAGTGAAACAAAACATGTTTAG